The Sorangiineae bacterium MSr11367 genome window below encodes:
- a CDS encoding TetR/AcrR family transcriptional regulator — protein sequence MPPTARRARPARRAGDFRCAAICEKTGSESFRMTKKAKAAAVRGAPVVEAIFQATLEEIVRVGFAGLGVEEVATRAGVNKTTVYRRWPTKDALVSAALSSLPSQFGPLPHAGSFRADVLEWLAGMVRFLDTVGGQALLRVAVLEDRARGPVFSSVGAAWMAYDETRGLDAIVNRAIVRGDVPRDFDGAIFGEALRGTLMFRTLAKREAPKRATLVRLVDALLTGLLPPEKRAKTATKTRKAPAKRARAAGSARTGRRTANR from the coding sequence GTGCCGCCAACTGCGCGACGAGCTAGACCAGCTAGGCGCGCTGGAGACTTCCGGTGCGCGGCGATCTGTGAGAAGACGGGGAGCGAGAGCTTCCGAATGACGAAAAAGGCGAAGGCCGCCGCCGTCCGCGGCGCCCCTGTGGTGGAGGCCATTTTCCAGGCAACCCTCGAAGAAATCGTGCGCGTCGGGTTCGCGGGGCTCGGCGTCGAGGAGGTGGCCACACGCGCGGGCGTGAACAAGACGACCGTGTACCGGCGCTGGCCCACCAAGGATGCCCTGGTGAGCGCGGCGCTTTCGTCCCTGCCGTCGCAGTTCGGGCCCTTGCCCCACGCGGGCTCCTTCCGAGCCGACGTCCTCGAGTGGCTCGCCGGCATGGTCCGCTTCCTCGACACCGTCGGGGGGCAAGCCCTCCTCCGCGTCGCCGTGCTGGAAGATCGCGCACGAGGCCCGGTGTTTTCCAGCGTGGGCGCCGCGTGGATGGCCTACGACGAAACGCGGGGCCTCGACGCCATCGTGAACCGGGCCATCGTGCGCGGCGACGTTCCGCGCGACTTCGACGGGGCGATCTTCGGCGAAGCCCTGCGAGGGACGCTCATGTTTCGGACCTTGGCAAAACGGGAAGCCCCGAAGCGCGCGACGCTCGTGCGGCTGGTGGACGCGCTTCTTACGGGCCTCCTTCCGCCAGAGAAACGCGCGAAGACGGCGACGAAGACTCGGAAGGCGCCGGCGAAGCGGGCGCGCGCCGCCGGAAGCGCGCGGACAGGTCGTCGAACAGCGAATAGGTAA
- a CDS encoding PadR family transcriptional regulator: MYELIVLSLLMRQPTTGYLMAQIINDIIGPFAKASNGRIYPLLAALEKEKHITEQRVPVAQRSGRQATTYAITERGKARFHELMLDTKSSPREYRELFSYKVTAFDLLAPEERTMLVEHYTEFCKAHIAHIAREGEELARNAERYAIGAAQQTLFGSTFGHLESLWQNELAWCRQLRDELDQLGALETSGARRSVRRRGARASE; encoded by the coding sequence ATGTACGAGCTGATCGTCCTCTCCCTTTTGATGCGCCAGCCCACCACGGGCTACCTCATGGCGCAGATCATCAACGACATCATCGGCCCCTTTGCGAAGGCCAGCAACGGGCGCATCTACCCGCTCTTGGCCGCGCTCGAGAAGGAAAAGCACATCACCGAGCAGCGTGTACCCGTGGCCCAGCGCAGTGGGCGGCAAGCGACGACGTATGCCATCACCGAGAGGGGCAAGGCCCGCTTTCACGAGTTGATGCTCGACACCAAGTCGAGCCCGCGTGAGTACCGCGAGCTCTTTTCCTACAAGGTGACGGCCTTCGACCTGCTCGCACCCGAGGAGCGCACGATGCTCGTCGAGCACTATACGGAGTTCTGCAAAGCGCACATCGCCCACATCGCGCGGGAGGGAGAGGAACTCGCGCGCAACGCAGAACGCTACGCCATCGGTGCTGCACAGCAGACGCTCTTCGGCTCCACGTTCGGGCACCTGGAGAGCCTCTGGCAAAACGAGCTCGCGTGGTGCCGCCAACTGCGCGACGAGCTAGACCAGCTAGGCGCGCTGGAGACTTCCGGTGCGCGGCGATCTGTGAGAAGACGGGGAGCGAGAGCTTCCGAATGA
- a CDS encoding VOC family protein, whose translation MTLSLKNLVRGVDHLTLPVGDLVLAERFYVDLLGATVVARFDDAAAFHEQRPERTGELKNGENSPLHLSLRFGNGPGPRVDLFLQGGGQPALERGHPHLALAVTGEDMDRARDVLAAVDVPFDGPRRLGPPGQASLYFLDPFGNKLEFVTHAYAGEVSVGAPDLRKLAPAT comes from the coding sequence ATGACCCTTTCACTGAAAAACTTGGTTCGGGGTGTCGACCACCTCACCCTTCCCGTCGGAGATCTCGTGCTGGCCGAGCGCTTCTACGTCGATCTCCTGGGCGCCACGGTCGTCGCCCGCTTCGACGACGCGGCGGCGTTCCACGAGCAAAGGCCCGAGCGCACGGGCGAGTTGAAGAACGGCGAAAACAGTCCCCTTCATCTCTCCCTCCGCTTCGGCAACGGACCGGGCCCGCGGGTCGATCTCTTCCTGCAGGGCGGTGGTCAGCCCGCACTCGAACGCGGCCACCCGCACCTTGCCCTCGCCGTAACGGGCGAAGACATGGACCGCGCGCGCGACGTGCTTGCGGCCGTCGACGTCCCCTTCGATGGCCCCCGCCGCCTCGGCCCGCCCGGGCAGGCGTCGCTCTATTTTCTGGATCCCTTTGGCAACAAGCTCGAATTCGTCACCCACGCGTACGCCGGCGAAGTCTCCGTGGGTGCGCCCGATCTCCGCAAGCTCGCGCCCGCGACCTGA
- a CDS encoding PEGA domain-containing protein — MAALTACGGSEPPRTVSLRMKGEPAAATVTVDDQWIGTLARVTRFGVALPPGRHRITVEAPGHFPWDRLVEVKEGDAPVQLDVALVPVPD, encoded by the coding sequence GTGGCCGCCCTGACGGCCTGTGGCGGTAGCGAGCCGCCGCGCACGGTCTCCCTGCGCATGAAGGGGGAGCCGGCCGCGGCCACCGTCACCGTCGACGATCAGTGGATCGGCACCTTGGCGCGGGTCACCCGGTTTGGCGTGGCGCTCCCGCCGGGCCGGCATCGCATCACGGTGGAGGCGCCGGGGCACTTCCCCTGGGACCGCCTCGTCGAGGTCAAGGAAGGGGATGCCCCCGTCCAGCTCGACGTCGCCCTGGTCCCCGTGCCGGACTGA
- a CDS encoding alpha/beta hydrolase has product MSAPSIAYRTAKVEGLSIFYREAGPKDAPPILLLHGFPSSSHMFRDLIPELAQDFHVLAPDYPGFGNSDAPAADRFAYTFDHLADVVERFVGAIGLPPFAMYVQDYGGPVGFRLATRHPEWIRALIVQNANAYDEGLSPMAREFLATLSGPRNAEREAAARKLMSLEGTISQYKTGAKNPDGMNPDAWNLDQYGLDRPGSFDIQYALHANYHTNPARYPEWHAYFAKHQPKTLVVWGKGDPIFTVEGAKAYAKDLRHIETHLLDTGHFALEEEHATIATHIRRFLGKNL; this is encoded by the coding sequence ATGTCTGCTCCCTCCATCGCGTATCGGACCGCCAAGGTCGAGGGTCTCTCCATCTTCTACCGGGAAGCCGGGCCGAAGGACGCGCCGCCCATCTTGCTCCTGCATGGCTTTCCGTCGTCCTCGCACATGTTCCGCGATCTCATTCCGGAGCTCGCCCAAGACTTCCACGTCCTTGCGCCGGACTACCCCGGCTTCGGCAACAGCGACGCCCCGGCCGCCGATCGCTTCGCGTACACGTTCGACCATCTCGCCGACGTCGTGGAGCGCTTCGTCGGGGCCATCGGCCTTCCGCCTTTCGCCATGTACGTGCAGGACTACGGCGGCCCCGTGGGCTTTCGCCTGGCCACGCGCCACCCGGAGTGGATCCGCGCGCTCATCGTGCAGAACGCCAATGCCTACGACGAGGGCCTCTCGCCCATGGCGCGCGAGTTTCTCGCGACGCTTTCCGGCCCTCGCAACGCGGAACGCGAAGCCGCGGCGCGCAAGCTGATGTCCCTCGAAGGCACCATCTCCCAGTACAAAACCGGCGCGAAGAACCCCGACGGGATGAACCCGGACGCGTGGAACCTGGACCAGTACGGCCTCGATCGACCCGGCAGCTTCGACATCCAGTACGCGCTGCACGCGAATTACCACACGAACCCCGCGCGCTACCCCGAGTGGCACGCCTACTTCGCCAAGCACCAACCCAAGACGCTCGTCGTTTGGGGAAAGGGCGATCCCATCTTCACCGTCGAAGGCGCCAAGGCCTACGCTAAAGATCTGCGCCACATCGAGACGCACCTCCTCGACACCGGCCACTTCGCCCTGGAAGAAGAGCACGCGACCATCGCCACGCACATCCGCCGGTTCCTGGGGAAAAATCTCTAA
- a CDS encoding CGNR zinc finger domain-containing protein, translating to MTSGVSSPFLFLGNHPALDFLNTAPRDGERLTDYRGLAAWMEQAGLVLPEDAAVAGARWGDTTEAAAVLARALSLRELFRDVIHCVIFGSTVPSTLLVPLNAALREESGAYTELCRNPKTGGFQRITRMALSNASDLLAPILRAMGAFLAEAKLDLVRACEDPTCVLVFYDVSKNHTRRWCSMEACGNRHKVNAYRARK from the coding sequence GTGACATCAGGGGTTTCGTCGCCCTTTCTCTTCCTCGGGAACCATCCCGCGCTCGACTTTCTCAACACGGCGCCGCGGGATGGCGAGCGGCTCACCGACTACCGCGGGCTCGCAGCATGGATGGAGCAGGCTGGCCTGGTGCTTCCGGAGGATGCGGCCGTAGCCGGCGCACGATGGGGTGACACGACGGAGGCCGCTGCGGTCCTCGCACGCGCGCTCTCCCTTCGCGAGCTTTTCCGCGACGTCATTCACTGCGTCATTTTTGGCAGCACGGTCCCCTCGACGTTGCTCGTGCCACTCAACGCGGCCTTGCGCGAAGAGTCGGGCGCATACACGGAACTATGCCGCAACCCGAAGACGGGTGGCTTCCAGCGCATCACCCGCATGGCCCTGTCCAACGCGAGCGATCTCCTCGCGCCCATCTTGCGGGCGATGGGCGCCTTCCTCGCCGAAGCGAAGCTCGATCTGGTGCGCGCCTGCGAAGACCCGACCTGCGTGCTCGTCTTCTACGACGTCTCCAAGAACCACACCCGCCGGTGGTGCAGCATGGAAGCGTGCGGCAACCGCCACAAGGTCAACGCGTACCGCGCGCGAAAGTAG
- the guaA gene encoding glutamine-hydrolyzing GMP synthase: MSEKRELVLILDFGSQYTQLIARRIREQRVYCEIHPCTVPLEKVRELNPKALILSGGPSSVYDEDAPPFDPRVFELGIPVLGICYGLYLVAQTFGGKVERATAREYGAARVVVERPEGIFHRFSKRETLDVWMSHGDRIVSLPPGFATIGVSGNTPFCAVGNAEKKIYGLQFHPEVVHTPRGSDILASFLFDVSGLHPTWTPGSWTDEAIDIVRQRVGADEHAVCGLSGGVDSSVAAVLCHKAIGDRLTCIFVDNGVLREGEVEQVVATFRENFHLNLIAVDEKKRFLDALRGVTDPEQKRKIIGKVFIDVFEEQAAKVKGARYLVQGTLYPDVIESVSFKGPSAVIKSHHNVGGLPERMNLQLIEPLRELFKDEVRAAGESLGMPRDLLYRQPFPGPGLAIRCLGEITEERLAVLRKADTIVTSEIHQAGLNEQIWQSFCVLLPVRSVGVMGDGRTYEETCAVRAVRSVDGMTADWAPLPYDLLGRISNRIINEVRGINRVVYDISSKPPATIEWE; the protein is encoded by the coding sequence GTGAGTGAAAAGCGCGAGCTGGTCCTAATTCTCGACTTCGGCTCGCAATACACGCAGCTCATTGCGCGAAGAATCCGCGAGCAGCGCGTCTATTGCGAGATCCACCCTTGCACCGTTCCCCTCGAGAAGGTGCGAGAGCTGAATCCCAAAGCGCTCATCCTTTCGGGCGGCCCCTCCAGCGTCTACGACGAAGACGCCCCGCCCTTCGATCCGCGCGTGTTCGAGTTGGGCATTCCCGTGCTCGGCATCTGCTACGGCCTTTACCTCGTGGCGCAGACGTTCGGCGGCAAGGTCGAACGCGCAACGGCACGCGAATACGGTGCCGCACGGGTCGTGGTCGAGCGGCCCGAGGGCATCTTTCATCGCTTCTCCAAGCGCGAAACGTTGGACGTGTGGATGTCCCACGGCGACCGCATCGTGTCGCTGCCGCCGGGCTTCGCGACCATCGGCGTCTCTGGCAACACGCCCTTCTGTGCGGTGGGCAACGCCGAGAAGAAGATTTACGGCCTGCAATTCCACCCCGAGGTGGTGCACACGCCGCGCGGCTCGGACATCCTCGCGTCGTTCCTGTTCGACGTCTCCGGGCTGCACCCCACGTGGACGCCCGGCTCGTGGACCGACGAGGCCATCGACATCGTGCGCCAGCGCGTCGGCGCGGACGAACACGCGGTGTGCGGGCTCTCGGGCGGCGTCGACTCCTCGGTGGCGGCGGTGCTCTGCCACAAGGCCATCGGCGACCGGCTCACGTGCATCTTCGTCGACAACGGCGTGCTGCGCGAGGGCGAGGTGGAGCAAGTGGTGGCCACCTTCCGCGAGAATTTCCACTTGAACCTCATCGCGGTGGACGAGAAAAAGCGCTTCCTCGACGCCCTGCGTGGCGTGACCGATCCGGAGCAAAAGCGAAAGATCATCGGCAAGGTGTTCATCGACGTGTTCGAGGAGCAGGCGGCCAAGGTCAAAGGCGCGCGCTACCTGGTCCAGGGCACGCTCTACCCCGACGTCATCGAGAGCGTCTCCTTCAAGGGACCGAGCGCGGTGATCAAGAGCCACCACAACGTCGGTGGCCTGCCCGAGCGCATGAACCTGCAGCTCATCGAGCCGCTGCGCGAGCTGTTCAAGGACGAAGTGCGCGCCGCCGGCGAGTCACTCGGCATGCCGCGCGACTTGCTCTACCGGCAGCCGTTTCCCGGGCCGGGTCTGGCCATTCGCTGCCTCGGCGAGATCACCGAGGAGCGCCTCGCCGTGCTGCGCAAGGCCGACACCATCGTCACCAGCGAGATCCACCAGGCCGGCCTGAACGAGCAGATCTGGCAAAGCTTCTGCGTCCTGCTCCCCGTACGCTCCGTGGGCGTGATGGGCGACGGGCGCACCTACGAAGAGACCTGCGCCGTCCGCGCCGTGCGCTCGGTGGACGGGATGACCGCCGACTGGGCTCCCCTGCCCTACGATTTGCTCGGCCGCATCTCGAACCGCATCATCAACGAGGTGCGCGGCATCAACCGCGTGGTGTACGACATCTCGTCGAAGCCACCGGCAACGATTGAGTGGGAGTGA
- the dut gene encoding dUTP diphosphatase, with amino-acid sequence MVPDLMIAVARTGPIQVPLPRYQTAGSAGMDLVAALEKPVRIKPMERVLVPTGLRFAIPPQFEGQVRPRSGLAANEGITVLNAPGTIDSDYRGEAKVLLVNLGSKAVTISPLDRIAQLVIAPVARAQLFEVEALDETARGEGGYGSTGT; translated from the coding sequence ATGGTCCCCGACTTGATGATTGCGGTAGCTCGCACTGGCCCGATCCAGGTTCCGTTGCCACGGTACCAAACAGCGGGTTCGGCAGGAATGGACCTCGTGGCGGCCCTCGAGAAACCGGTGCGCATCAAGCCCATGGAGCGCGTGCTCGTACCGACCGGATTGCGTTTTGCCATCCCGCCGCAATTCGAAGGGCAGGTGAGACCGCGCTCGGGGCTCGCGGCCAACGAAGGCATTACCGTGCTCAACGCCCCCGGCACGATCGACTCCGACTACCGCGGCGAGGCGAAGGTGCTGCTCGTCAACCTGGGCTCGAAGGCCGTCACCATCTCCCCGCTCGATCGGATCGCCCAGCTCGTCATCGCCCCCGTGGCACGCGCCCAACTCTTCGAGGTCGAGGCCCTGGACGAAACGGCCCGCGGCGAAGGCGGTTACGGCTCGACGGGCACGTAG
- a CDS encoding beta-propeller domain-containing protein: MRKTHSLLWTACFAAVGSMTIGGCGSSSGGQAEEETGEINASLHRAQGCGDLLDDLKRDTRLKMEKSIDQQISWLQQCLLTGCGYDKGGVGMDSGSNGAPPTAGGAGGDSRGEAATSYSQTNTQVNGVDEADFVKNDGKYIYVLHGRAFKVLNAWPSKELKESSTFDIEGNPSEMFVADGKVVIYSYVNGVDVFTAAGVSPKNRLQSYYGYGFVGDVAATEKGGAPAGGGSSTPYVPLTKMTVLALDGTTPKVTREVYFEGGYLDARRVGPHVRTVLQGYAYGPRLKYSYYDLYPYTPQGPNKSPTISEQLAALQEVRAQNEAAIDASTLADYLPYTFVKTAEGTKAQTVACEDFYVPTVGSTESGISEVVSIDLNDANAAPKESAILGRADTVYGGTDTLYLATRAWNWPSFSWRAGSVPSGEQPALPVRAISSARTHIHKFEFKTDAKFPNYQASGTLKGSIKDQFSLDDQDGYLRVATTESRTYIDAKGRYFWPNQTLDANGEPTPDSQTNQWPRSVNQLAVLQQNDARLLPAGKVENLAPNESIFSVRFVGSRGYVVTFRRVDPLFVFDLSSPQNPKVLAALKIPGFSEYMHPIDERHILTIGRDGDQQGRARALQLQIFDVADGANPVLKHRYTFESGTYGASEAEYDHKAFTYFADKKLLAFPYYSYGSTSMTSTLELFKVDVGAGITKLTSIDQSPLVAQHGQGYCGGYYRPSVRRGIFLEDYAYAISYGGLVVRNAAKLDEPAVTLALPSPQINNGYGPVCY, from the coding sequence ATGAGGAAGACCCATTCGCTTTTGTGGACGGCTTGTTTCGCCGCGGTTGGTTCCATGACCATCGGCGGTTGCGGAAGCAGCTCGGGGGGCCAAGCGGAGGAGGAGACGGGCGAGATCAACGCGTCCCTTCACCGTGCGCAGGGATGCGGCGATCTCCTCGACGACTTGAAGCGCGACACGCGGCTCAAGATGGAGAAATCCATCGACCAGCAGATCTCTTGGCTGCAGCAATGCTTGCTGACCGGGTGCGGCTACGACAAAGGCGGCGTGGGCATGGACTCGGGCTCGAACGGTGCGCCCCCGACCGCCGGTGGAGCCGGTGGGGACAGCCGCGGTGAAGCCGCGACGTCGTACTCGCAGACGAACACGCAGGTGAACGGCGTCGACGAAGCGGACTTCGTCAAGAACGACGGCAAGTACATCTACGTCCTTCACGGGCGCGCCTTCAAGGTGCTCAATGCGTGGCCGTCCAAGGAACTGAAAGAGTCCTCGACGTTCGACATCGAGGGCAATCCGTCCGAGATGTTCGTGGCCGACGGCAAGGTGGTCATCTACTCGTACGTGAACGGTGTCGACGTCTTCACCGCGGCCGGTGTGTCGCCGAAGAATCGGCTGCAGAGCTACTACGGCTACGGGTTCGTCGGCGATGTGGCCGCGACGGAGAAGGGCGGGGCGCCCGCTGGAGGGGGCTCCAGCACGCCGTACGTGCCGCTCACGAAGATGACCGTGCTTGCCCTCGATGGGACCACCCCCAAGGTGACGCGCGAGGTCTACTTCGAGGGAGGCTACCTCGATGCGCGCCGCGTGGGACCGCACGTGCGCACCGTGTTGCAAGGCTACGCGTACGGACCGCGTCTCAAGTACAGCTATTACGATTTGTACCCGTACACGCCGCAAGGGCCGAACAAATCGCCGACGATTTCGGAGCAGCTCGCGGCGCTCCAGGAGGTTCGTGCGCAGAACGAGGCGGCCATCGATGCGAGCACCTTGGCGGACTACCTGCCGTACACGTTCGTGAAGACGGCCGAGGGCACGAAGGCCCAAACCGTGGCGTGCGAGGATTTCTACGTGCCCACCGTGGGAAGCACGGAGAGCGGCATCTCCGAGGTGGTCTCGATCGACTTGAACGATGCGAACGCTGCCCCCAAGGAGAGCGCGATCCTCGGCCGTGCCGATACGGTCTACGGCGGGACCGATACGCTCTACCTCGCGACGCGCGCATGGAATTGGCCGTCTTTCTCGTGGCGGGCGGGGAGTGTGCCGTCGGGTGAGCAGCCCGCGCTGCCGGTGAGGGCCATTTCCTCGGCGCGCACGCACATTCACAAATTCGAATTCAAGACGGATGCGAAGTTTCCGAATTACCAAGCGTCCGGCACGCTCAAAGGATCCATCAAGGATCAATTTTCGCTCGATGACCAAGATGGCTACCTCCGCGTCGCCACCACGGAGTCGCGCACGTACATCGACGCGAAGGGGCGGTACTTCTGGCCGAACCAGACGCTCGATGCGAACGGCGAACCCACGCCCGATTCGCAGACGAACCAGTGGCCGCGCTCCGTGAATCAGCTCGCGGTGCTCCAGCAGAACGATGCGCGGCTCTTGCCGGCGGGCAAGGTGGAAAACCTGGCCCCGAACGAGTCGATCTTCAGCGTGCGCTTCGTCGGCTCGCGCGGCTACGTGGTGACGTTCCGCCGCGTCGACCCGCTGTTCGTGTTCGACCTGTCGTCGCCGCAGAACCCCAAAGTGCTGGCCGCGCTCAAGATCCCGGGCTTCAGCGAGTACATGCACCCCATCGACGAGCGGCACATCCTCACCATCGGTCGCGACGGCGATCAGCAGGGGCGGGCGCGTGCGCTGCAGTTGCAGATCTTCGACGTGGCCGATGGTGCCAATCCGGTGCTGAAGCATCGCTACACGTTCGAGAGCGGCACGTACGGCGCCAGCGAAGCGGAGTACGACCACAAGGCGTTCACGTACTTCGCGGACAAGAAGCTTCTCGCGTTTCCGTACTACAGCTACGGCTCGACCAGCATGACGAGCACCCTGGAGCTCTTCAAGGTCGACGTGGGGGCGGGCATCACCAAGCTGACGAGCATCGACCAGTCGCCCCTCGTGGCGCAGCATGGGCAGGGCTACTGCGGTGGCTACTACCGACCCAGCGTTCGCCGCGGCATCTTCCTGGAGGACTACGCCTACGCCATCTCGTACGGCGGCCTGGTGGTGCGAAACGCGGCCAAGTTGGACGAGCCGGCGGTGACGCTGGCGCTTCCAAGCCCGCAGATCAACAACGGGTACGGGCCGGTCTGCTACTGA
- a CDS encoding C2 domain-containing protein produces the protein MRTAIFFLSAMAMALGVGGCSSEPERPEPLFVRVAVVGATVGPAKLDGARWDGLTVLPNLVAGVTREAGGETGTAIMAAHVTGEVLAPFEKPDPAGWAELTGVRRPLTGGGSDTLTPAWSSAEWRHVRLSDTTRLRVHLVDRDDIGSDEPIGDVDVHAGYLREALEKGTVVQVPVSDQTHGQLLFVAVSVAPEA, from the coding sequence GTGCGAACGGCGATCTTCTTTTTGTCGGCCATGGCCATGGCGTTGGGCGTCGGCGGTTGCAGCTCGGAGCCCGAGCGGCCTGAGCCGCTTTTCGTGCGGGTGGCGGTGGTCGGCGCCACGGTCGGGCCGGCGAAGCTCGATGGTGCGCGTTGGGATGGGCTGACCGTGCTGCCCAACCTCGTGGCCGGCGTCACCCGAGAGGCCGGGGGCGAGACGGGTACGGCGATCATGGCCGCGCACGTGACGGGCGAGGTGCTCGCTCCGTTCGAGAAGCCCGATCCGGCCGGGTGGGCCGAGCTCACCGGGGTGCGCCGTCCGCTGACCGGGGGCGGCAGCGATACGTTGACCCCCGCGTGGTCGTCGGCCGAGTGGCGGCACGTGCGCCTGTCGGACACCACGCGGCTTCGCGTGCACCTCGTCGACCGCGATGACATCGGCAGCGACGAGCCCATCGGCGATGTCGACGTGCACGCCGGCTACCTGCGCGAGGCCCTCGAAAAGGGTACCGTCGTGCAAGTGCCCGTGTCCGATCAGACCCACGGGCAGCTGCTCTTCGTCGCCGTTTCGGTCGCCCCCGAAGCCTAG